The genome window GGGCCTCCGGCCCGCATCTGACGAGAATGCTGGCCACCGGCCGCTTCCCGGCGCTGGCCAGGGCCGTGTACGACGGCACGGACGTGGACGCCGAGGCATCCTTCGCGACCGGCCTGGACTGGGTCCTCGACGCCGTGGCCGTCAAACTCACCACGCCGCCGGCGTGACGCTTTGCTCTTGCCCGAGCGCCAGTCGTGGGCATGATGCCGGTGGTCATTCTCGCACTGCGTGCCCACGATCGACGAAACCGGCTCGACCGGGCGCATCGCCTCATCCAGCAGGATCGGCGTACCCGGAGGCACCAGACGCCGGGCGAACAGAGCTGACAGCTCTGCCTGACTCAATCCAGCGACCTGGCCGACCTTCCGTTGGTCGGTGAAGAACAGCTGCACGTGACCCCGCAGAAATGCGTCACCACTCTGGCAACGGTCAGTCTTCCGATGCCGGTCGGAAGTGTGCTGGGAGATGCCGCGATGCCACTCGGATGAGACAACTTCAAGTGTCTGGAGAACCGTCCAGCTTCGGCTCGTACCACCAGCCCGGCCCCTGGGGCAGGACCGGGACGGCCTGGGCCAGTGCCACCTTGGTCGGGAACTCCACGGAACCGATCCTGCGAGCCCGGCGCCCGAGAAGCGCGTCGGGCGGTCCGTACGGCCTACGCCTGCTTGTGACCGAAGTAGGTCCTCGCACTCACGATGGTTCCTCATCACCGGCGAGCCGAATGTTGATCGCGGTCTCAAGCTCAGTCATCGTGCGGCGAAAGGCGGTCTCCAGATCGACGTCAAAGCGGCGAGCCAGAATGAGCACCGACCACAGACAGTCCGCGAGCTCATGCTCCAGCGCCACTCGCCCGCCCGGCATGTCCCGAGCTCCCTCTTCGGCCATGACCAGCTTGGCCAGGTCACCGACATCGCCCACGAAGCCGAGCATGAACTCTTCCCGTGTCCAGACCCGGCCCCGTTCACGCCGGTTCAGCCGGTCGTACAGATCATGTACTCGCATCGCCTGCTGCTGCAGCGCGTCAAGGCTCATCCGCGCCTCCCGCCGGTCCACGTCGGACCCACATGCTCTCAAGCCGGGCGTTCAGCCACACTGCTCCAGCCCCGTCTCGGGCCTGCAGATCTGGCACGGCTCGATGTCCGGCTCGGCCAGCGCGATCATCGCCTCCTCTCGGTCGAGGAATCCACCCTCGACCGGATACAGCGCACAGTCCCCGCGGTGCACCAGAGCCACCGACGACGACCGCTGCGGCTGGATCTTCCACCGCATCGCGGCGTGCGCCTGCTCCCAACGCCGCCGCTCCTGCTGCTCCGCGATCTCCAGTTCCCGGATCCGGCCCCGGACCTGACGCAGCTGCCACTCCAGCCAGTCGGCCAGGGCTTGGTTCTTGTCCAGGTCGGATATGCCGCCGGACACGGCTACGCCTCGGCCGGCTCGTGTGCGTGCTTGAGCGCCATACGTGCCGCAACACGGTCGCCGGCTTCGACGGAATCCCAGAAGGGATGTGTGGACACAGCGATGCTGAGCTCCCGGAGCCGGGCGCGGAAGCGGGTGACTTCCGCGGCCTGGTCCTCGGTGTACCCCGGGCTGTCCGGCTTCGCGGAGATGTAGTTGCTGTGGAGCTGCTTGTCGCTCTCCCAGCCGGGCATCGGCTCAGCCCGACCACGGCAGGGTCTTGGCGTACTCCTCGGACGCGGCACGGGTCTCGTCGAGGGCGGCCTGGGCGTCGAGGAGGTCCTGCGGGAAGGGGAAGGATTTCGGCACGCCGCAAGGGTGCGTCTGTTCGAATTTCGGATGCGAGTGGCGCGCCGAAACCCTACAAAACGGGCACGATCAGGTCTGGAGCGAGCCACCCTCGCCCCAGACCCGCACCCCGTCGCGCGGGTCACATCTCCTCCGGGCGCAGGTCGCGAACCCACCGCCTACTTGGTCGTGTGTGTGGGGTAGACCTGAACGTCGGTGTAGGCGCCCTTGATGTCCCCCGCGCCCGCGGGCCACTTCAGGTTCACGGTGTGGGTCTCGTTCGGGGGCGTCACCAGGATGTTGGTCGGGGACGCGAGGCTGTCGCCGGTGTTGTCGATGTCGTAGGCGAGGTCGAAGACAGCGGCGTCACCGGGCTTCAGGGTGGTGATACGCGGCTGGGCGTGGCCGCGCTCGATGGGGTTCGAGGTGTTGTCGGCGTCCTTGATGTCGACGCCGGCGAAGCCCGTCGCCGAGCAGGTGGTCGAACCCCGGTTGATCATGGTGATGTCGATCCTGCCGGAGTCCTCGTCGGGCGCGGCGTCCATGGCGTCGATGGCCAGGTCCTGCGTCTTGCAGAACGTGACCTTGCCGCCGGTCTTCATCGTGCCGTTCGCGGCTGCCTTCGCCTCGGTGTCCTCACCGGAGCCCGACTTCGCGTTGCCGGCCTCCGAGCCGCCGGAGCCCGGGCCGCCCTGCAACTTCGAGCCACCGTCCGAAGACGAAGAAGACGAGGACGAGGACGAGGAGCCCTTGGAGGACGAGTCCTTCCCGGAGCCGTCGCTGCCACAGGCGGTGAGCGAGAGGGCGGCGGCGACGCCGACGGCGGCAAGAGCAGTGACGCGGGTGTACTTCACGGTGTTCCCCCAGGAATAACGCGGTGCATGCGGTCGGAAATATTTGTATCCCGCACCGAGTCACAGGCGGCCCTCCACGACGTCTTCGTTCCGTCACAGGCGTATCGACCTCACGGTCCGCCAAGGCGTCACCGTACGGTCACCCGCCTGGCCCGAGTTCGACCTCTGGCCCCGGTCGTAGCCGTGTCTCCACCGGCAACGCGGTCCGGTCCGGCACTCTGTGCCCATGACCGACGTCTTCGAGCACACCCCGCAGGTCTGGAATGCCTCGCAGCTTCGCGACGCACTCAAGGACCTGCCCGATGACGCGCCCGTCCACATCGGCGTGGCAGACGACCCCGGCGACTTCGACGGATACCGGGACTTCGTCCTCGTGGACGCTCATCAGGTGGAGAACTGGTGGCCGCCCACCTCCACAGCGCCGGAACGTACCGAGACAGCACAGGAACTGACGCTGTTCGCCGACTGGGAACCGGGCGCATACGACCGTCTGGACTGAACCGGGACCTACCGCGGCGCCTCGCCCCGGGTAGGGGGTCAGGTGGGGTTCAGCGGAGTATTGCCGGGTACCCGCGTACAGCTCAGGTTCCAGCGACAGGACCGTGAACGGCTCCCCCGCCTTCACCGCGTGAAGCGCGCGACTGTTGTCACCGTGGCCTCGATCGTCTCTGGCTCAAGCCGTGATCAGCCAGCCTCCAGGGCATCGGCCCGCCTTTTTAGGTTTGCCGCGATGCCGTCCCAGTCCGGTCCGTGAAGCCACAGGTTCTCGGCAGCCTCGCGCATCAGCACCGGCTCGTCCGGCCGTTGCAACAACACCAGCCGAAAGGCCAGATTCCGGACCCAGACCGGCAACTGGCC of Streptomyces sp. NBC_01363 contains these proteins:
- a CDS encoding MazG nucleotide pyrophosphohydrolase domain-containing protein, which translates into the protein MSLDALQQQAMRVHDLYDRLNRRERGRVWTREEFMLGFVGDVGDLAKLVMAEEGARDMPGGRVALEHELADCLWSVLILARRFDVDLETAFRRTMTELETAINIRLAGDEEPS
- a CDS encoding DUF6233 domain-containing protein; the protein is MSGGISDLDKNQALADWLEWQLRQVRGRIRELEIAEQQERRRWEQAHAAMRWKIQPQRSSSVALVHRGDCALYPVEGGFLDREEAMIALAEPDIEPCQICRPETGLEQCG
- a CDS encoding DUF4232 domain-containing protein, which encodes MKYTRVTALAAVGVAAALSLTACGSDGSGKDSSSKGSSSSSSSSSSSDGGSKLQGGPGSGGSEAGNAKSGSGEDTEAKAAANGTMKTGGKVTFCKTQDLAIDAMDAAPDEDSGRIDITMINRGSTTCSATGFAGVDIKDADNTSNPIERGHAQPRITTLKPGDAAVFDLAYDIDNTGDSLASPTNILVTPPNETHTVNLKWPAGAGDIKGAYTDVQVYPTHTTK
- a CDS encoding DUF6225 family protein, which encodes MTDVFEHTPQVWNASQLRDALKDLPDDAPVHIGVADDPGDFDGYRDFVLVDAHQVENWWPPTSTAPERTETAQELTLFADWEPGAYDRLD